One genomic region from Thunnus maccoyii chromosome 16, fThuMac1.1, whole genome shotgun sequence encodes:
- the trmt5 gene encoding tRNA (guanine(37)-N1)-methyltransferase — translation MLRLLSRVHPSVQTQINLKLAQSLCSACPDFAVKPIMEPKLYQPPAEVRGMTSLDKEAFAQTITVPALRVPTGVLNKVVKSLKKSTIQRPGVPRVVQDQEESSDVRLVLLDPHRVSSPKSFSEAEAEALRSFGVAEELQDYELSLTYDNLKTEEVLQAVLPQGQDVTSGFSRVGHIAHMNLRDHQLPYRNLIGQVIMDKNPGVTCVVNKTNIIDSTYRNFKMEVLAGEENMVAKVKENGVTYEFDFSRVYWNSRLSTEHQRVVQLVKRGDTVFDVFAGVGPFAVPAARSGANVLANDLNPESYRWLQHNCKLNKVESKVRTFNLDGRAFILGPMKQELPTLLKGKASVHVVMNLPALALEFLDAFRGLLHQEPPCDDNLPTVHCYGFSKDDNPDKDVVERASRSLGFPLENRCSVHFVRNVAPNKDMMCVSFTLPKEVLFSSEHEQTEPSEEPAPKRQKCEETTDST, via the exons ATGTTGAG GCTCCTCAGCAGAGTCCATCCATCTGTTCAAACGCAAATCAACCTTAAACTTGCTCAAAGCTTGTGCTCAGCCTGTCCTGATTTTGCTGTGAAGCCCATAATGGAGCCCAAACTGTACCAGCCCCCTGCAGAGGTCCGGGGGATGACCTCTCTGGACAAAGAAGCCTTCGCACAGACCATTACAGTCCCAGCTCTACGGGTGCCCACTGGTGTCTTAAACAAAGTAGTGAAGAGCCTGAAAAAGTCAACCATCCAGCGTCCAGGAGTCCCCAGGGTGGTCCAGGATCAAGAGGAGAGTAGTGACGTCCGGTTAGTGCTCTTGGACCCTCACAGAGTCTCATCGCCAAAGTCCTTCAGTGAAGCTGAAGCCGAGGCTCTGAGGTCTTTCGGTGTTGCTGAGGAGCTGCAGGACTATGAGCTGAGCTTGACCTATGATAACCTGAAGACCGAAGAAGTGCTGCAGGCCGTGCTCCCCCAGGGTCAGGATGTGACCTCTGGGTTCAGCCGGGTGGGACACATCGCACACATGAACCTGAGGGACCACCAGCTGCCATACAGGAACCTCATAG GTCAAGTCATCATGGACAAAAACCCTGGTGTTACCTGCGTGGTCAATAAGACAAACATAATCGACTCAACTTACCGCAACTTCAAGATGGAAGTGTTGGCCGGGGAGGAGAACATGGTCGCCAAA GTGAAAGAAAACGGGGTGACTTATGAGTTTGACTTTTCTCGTGTATACTGGAACTCCCGGCTGAGCACAGAGCACCAGCGTGTGGTGCAGCTCGTCAAACGTGGTGACAccgtgtttgatgtgtttgctgGTGTCGGACCCTTCGCTGTCCCAGCTGCTCGCTCGGGTGCCAATGTATTAGCCAACGATCTCAACCCAGAATCCTACAGATGGCTGCAGCACAACTGCAAACTCAACAAGGTGGAGAGCAAAGTCAGAACCTTTAACCTGGATGGCAGAGCGTTCATCCTGGGACCCATGAAGCAGGAGCTGCCCACACTATTAAAGGGAAAAGCCAGTGTTCATGTGGTGATGAACCTGCCTGCCTTGGCTCTGGAGTTCCTGGATGCATTCAGAGGCCTCCTGCACCAGGAGCCTCCCTGCGATGACAACCTACCTACAGTGCACTGCTATGGCTTCTCTAAGGATGACAACCCTGACAAGGACGTGGTGGAGAGGGCTTCCCGCAGCCTTGGATTCCCCCTGGAGAACCGATGCTCTGTGCATTTTGTGCGCAATGTAGCACCAAACAAAGATATGATGTGTGTGAGCTTCACACTCCCTAAAGAGGTCCTCTTCAGCAGTGAACATGAACAGACAG AGCCCTCAGAGGAACCGGCCCCAAAGAGGCAGAAGTGTGAAGAGACTACAGATTCAACGTGA